Proteins from a genomic interval of Rhinoraja longicauda isolate Sanriku21f chromosome 16, sRhiLon1.1, whole genome shotgun sequence:
- the rbp4 gene encoding retinol-binding protein 4, which translates to MLWWRTVLAMLVSMSMPSCLAKSDCVVDSFHVKENFNMTRYTGKWYGFAKKEPQGLFLESNIHADFRIDNGTMIAKAKGLVTLLPEWIVCAEMMGTFNHTANPAKFKLKYWGAAEHLQKGNDDHWIIDTDYDNYAITYTCRKLYENRTCADSYSFVFSRNPDGLTLDKQRIVRKWQEHVCLAFKYKRIPQTDSCS; encoded by the exons ATGTTGTGGTGGCGCACCGTGCTGGCGATGCTGGTGTCCATGTCCATGCCCAGCTGCTTGGCCAAGTCCGACTGCGTGGTGGACAGCTTCCACGTGAAGGAGAACTTCAACATGACCCGG TACACGGGCAAATGGTACGGCTTCGCAAAGAAGGAGCCCCAGGGTCTGTTCCTGGAGAGTAACATCCACGCCGACTTCAGGATTGACAACGGGACGATGATCGCCAAGGCGAAAGGGCTGGTCACTTTACTGCC AGAGTGGATCGTGTGTGCCGAGATGATGGGAACGTTCAACCACACTGCGAACCCAGCCAAATTCAAACTGAAGTACTGGGGGGCAGCAGAGCATCTGCAGAAAGGCA ATGATGATCACTGGATCATTGACACAGATTATGATAACTATGCCATCACATACACGTGCCGGAAGCTGTATGAAAACAGGACATGTGCGGACAGCTACTCGTTTGTGTTCTCACGCAACCCTGATGGACTGACCCTTGATAAACAGCGCATTGTCCGAAAATGGCAGGAGCACGTCTGTCTGGCATTCAAATACAAACGTATTCCTCAAACAG ATTCATGTTCATAG